A genomic region of Bacteroidales bacterium contains the following coding sequences:
- a CDS encoding PAS domain S-box protein encodes MKKIKLNSIYQLLIIMIIVSLFLTIASIIIIYKITYNEKRIFLKELCENQKEIIQSMFKETKDANAILSVLNNQSKITNGMGTTGEYTIGYSKNDSIVFLIRMRQSKQTNHPHISLKSDSAIPMQYALSENTGFIKGKDYNGKMVFSYCTYIPEFKWGIVAKMDMSEVRLPFYRAGIYAIISSIILIILSIIFFKRVSLPITKKIDESEENYRRLFEYSAIPIWKEDYSEIKKYFDKLKYSGVTDFRAYFEAHKSEINHLASLIKVVEINQKSVELFNAESKEDVIKNMLFYFNGASLDIFKEELIVLAEGGKRFECEMPIRTLTGEIKILNLHLSVVKGFENTLSNVLVSFIDITERKNNEEILRRSRKEWMETFDMIPDMITILDNRHRIVRANKALTDKLGISPQDTIGLHCYQCIHGKQESPVFCPHTLMLKDGKEHIADFHEEKLGMDLLVSVTPIYDNKGNLTGSVHIARDITERKQIEDTLLFLLQCGNIGTSNNFFELLARFLSERLAMDFVCIDKLQGDLLSAKTLAVYFDGKFDDNIEYTLKDTPCGDVVGKTICTFPNNVRNLFPNDIVLQEMYAESYIGTTLWDSAGKPIGLIAVIGRKPITNLSLAETIMKLVAIRAAGELERMLAEEMLANSEIRYRRLFETAKDGILILDAVSGTIVDVNPYLIDKLGYPYDAFLGKTIWDIGFFKDIVASKDNFIKLQQNDYIRYENLPLETSDGHQINVEFVSNVYFVNNQKVIQCNIRDITERKKFENELKEKNVELVESNATKDKFFKIIAHDMKNPYISLLGASELLYENAHKYDTNKIAKLTKVLNDSAKSGYDMLLNLLEWARSQAGSMIFQPEIINLKELIDKHLSNLVEYASNKKINLNFDISSNIQVYADKNMLNTILRNLINNALKFTSKGGIVTVSTKYINGSVIIFIKDTGVGIDNKDFDKLFRTDIKYSQQGTELEGGTGLGLLLCKEFVEKHGGKIWVESEVKKGSTFYFNLSDAENN; translated from the coding sequence ATGAAAAAAATAAAACTAAACAGCATTTATCAATTATTGATAATAATGATAATTGTTTCATTGTTCCTTACAATAGCATCAATTATTATTATATACAAAATAACTTATAATGAAAAAAGAATTTTCCTGAAAGAGCTTTGTGAAAATCAAAAAGAAATTATTCAATCAATGTTTAAAGAAACAAAAGATGCAAATGCAATACTAAGCGTTCTTAACAATCAGAGTAAAATAACTAATGGCATGGGAACTACCGGCGAATATACCATTGGTTATTCAAAGAACGATTCAATTGTTTTTTTAATAAGAATGCGACAGAGCAAGCAAACAAATCACCCCCATATATCTCTGAAATCCGACAGTGCTATTCCAATGCAATATGCACTATCAGAAAACACAGGATTCATTAAAGGAAAAGATTATAACGGCAAAATGGTATTTTCATATTGTACTTACATTCCCGAGTTCAAATGGGGAATAGTTGCAAAAATGGATATGTCGGAAGTACGTTTACCTTTTTACAGAGCAGGTATTTACGCAATAATTTCCTCAATAATTCTTATAATTCTCTCAATAATATTTTTCAAAAGAGTATCACTTCCTATTACAAAAAAAATTGATGAGAGCGAAGAAAATTACCGCAGGTTATTTGAATATTCTGCAATCCCAATTTGGAAAGAAGATTATTCGGAAATAAAAAAATATTTTGACAAATTAAAATATTCAGGTGTTACAGATTTCAGAGCTTATTTCGAGGCACATAAAAGCGAAATAAATCATCTTGCATCTTTGATAAAAGTTGTGGAAATTAATCAAAAAAGTGTTGAACTTTTCAATGCCGAGAGCAAAGAAGATGTAATAAAAAACATGCTTTTTTATTTTAACGGTGCATCTCTTGATATTTTTAAAGAAGAATTAATTGTTCTTGCTGAAGGAGGCAAGCGATTTGAATGTGAAATGCCAATCCGAACATTAACAGGAGAAATCAAGATATTAAATTTGCATCTTTCCGTAGTAAAAGGATTCGAGAACACACTCTCAAATGTTTTGGTTTCGTTCATAGATATTACTGAAAGAAAAAACAATGAAGAAATACTTAGACGTTCACGGAAAGAATGGATGGAAACATTTGACATGATACCTGACATGATAACTATTCTTGATAACCGGCACAGGATAGTGCGAGCAAATAAAGCATTAACAGATAAACTCGGCATTTCACCGCAAGATACAATAGGTTTGCATTGTTATCAATGCATTCACGGAAAACAGGAGTCACCTGTGTTTTGTCCGCACACATTGATGCTTAAAGATGGAAAGGAACATATTGCAGATTTTCACGAAGAAAAACTTGGAATGGATTTGCTTGTAAGCGTAACACCAATATATGATAATAAAGGAAATTTAACCGGTTCCGTGCATATAGCACGCGATATTACAGAACGAAAACAAATTGAAGACACACTCTTATTCTTATTGCAATGTGGAAATATCGGAACAAGTAATAATTTTTTTGAATTATTAGCTCGTTTTCTTTCGGAAAGATTAGCAATGGATTTCGTGTGCATTGACAAGCTGCAAGGCGATTTGCTTTCAGCTAAAACACTTGCTGTTTATTTTGACGGAAAGTTTGATGACAATATAGAATATACATTGAAAGACACTCCTTGCGGCGATGTTGTTGGAAAAACGATTTGCACCTTCCCAAACAATGTCAGAAATTTGTTTCCAAATGATATAGTATTACAAGAGATGTATGCCGAAAGCTATATTGGTACGACCTTATGGGATTCAGCAGGGAAACCAATTGGTTTGATTGCTGTAATAGGACGAAAACCGATAACGAACCTTTCCCTTGCAGAAACAATCATGAAGTTGGTAGCAATAAGAGCAGCCGGAGAATTGGAGCGTATGCTGGCTGAGGAAATGCTCGCCAATTCGGAAATTCGCTACCGACGCCTCTTTGAAACAGCCAAAGATGGTATTCTCATACTCGATGCTGTTTCAGGAACAATTGTAGATGTGAATCCATATTTAATTGATAAGCTGGGGTACCCTTATGATGCTTTCCTTGGTAAAACAATATGGGATATTGGATTTTTCAAAGATATAGTAGCCAGTAAGGACAATTTTATAAAATTGCAGCAAAACGATTATATCCGATATGAAAACTTACCATTGGAAACCTCAGATGGACATCAGATAAATGTAGAATTTGTGAGCAATGTCTATTTCGTGAATAACCAAAAAGTTATTCAGTGCAATATCCGCGATATCACTGAACGCAAAAAATTTGAAAACGAGTTAAAAGAAAAAAATGTCGAACTTGTGGAAAGCAATGCTACTAAAGATAAATTTTTCAAGATTATCGCCCACGACATGAAAAATCCTTATATAAGTTTGCTTGGCGCTTCGGAGTTGCTGTATGAAAATGCACATAAGTACGATACAAATAAGATTGCTAAACTCACTAAAGTGCTGAATGATTCCGCAAAAAGTGGTTATGACATGCTTCTTAATTTGCTTGAATGGGCAAGATCACAGGCAGGAAGCATGATATTTCAACCTGAAATAATAAATTTAAAAGAGTTAATAGATAAGCATCTTTCAAATTTGGTTGAATACGCTTCTAACAAAAAAATAAATTTAAACTTTGATATCTCAAGCAATATTCAAGTATATGCCGATAAAAATATGCTTAATACTATTTTGCGTAATCTTATAAATAATGCGTTAAAATTTACATCCAAAGGCGGAATTGTTACAGTTAGTACAAAATATATAAATGGTTCTGTTATTATTTTTATTAAAGATACAGGAGTTGGCATAGATAATAAAGATTTTGACAAACTCTTCAGAACCGATATAAAATATAGTCAACAGGGAACTGAACTGGAAGGAGGAACAGGCTTAGGATTGTTATTATGTAAAGAATTTGTCGAAAAACATGGTGGAAAGATTTGGGTGGAAAGTGAAGTAAAAAAAGGCAGTACATTTTATTTTAATTTGAGTGACGCTGAAAATAATTAG
- a CDS encoding glycosyltransferase family 39 protein, producing MLRIIKNNKLLILPYFVLLSIGAIVIFSFDKATIHITINKFHNHFLDFFFKYITYLGNGYFAVLVVIFLLLLKFKNAIILGLSSAVSGIIVMISKQIIFSNSLRPLKYFAGTYKLYLINGVDVHSFYSFPSGHTATAFSVFMCIAIIYGRKYSKILMLLLAISVGYSRIYLSQHFMNDVLIGSAIGTFCALLFCYVMEKPKNEWLDKSIINYTNYKHILIILFAALLYIPFIGNVNLFDWDEINFAEAAREMLTTNDYLTVKINYLPFWEKPPLFIWMQAASMNVFGMNEFAARLPNALCGIITLLLLFNIGKKIFDEKFGLLCALAFGGAILPFLYFKSGIIDPYFNLFIFIGVYCFFIFSENSRANKKHFFYLLLSAFFIGLAILTKGPAALLILIISIIIYLFITKQKNIVSLKHLLLFLFITAVTGGSWFLLQICSGKYYLVADFFKYQLRLFNTKDSGHGGFLFYHFIVLLFGVFPTSIIAIKGFGIKNTNNEFQNNFIKFMMILFFVVLVIFTVVKTKIIHYSSLCYFPMSFLAAYTIYKFLNGEIKWNKWISIMLVSVALFIGILEISLQFIIRYKNEIINSGFIKDKFAIDCLNANVSWSGYEFIPGLLLIIGIIISLIILKRNKIHGIVLLYLTSISFSAFTMLAIIPKIDKYIQSTAIDFYKSKQNCNCYVETVGFKSYAHLFYTKKEKPQNKNANDINWLMSGKIDKPVYFISKINNADDFQKAHPALEKLYSKNGFVFFLRKFN from the coding sequence ATGCTAAGAATAATAAAAAACAACAAGTTATTAATCCTCCCCTATTTTGTATTACTGTCAATAGGTGCTATTGTTATATTTTCATTTGATAAAGCAACCATTCACATAACAATAAATAAATTTCACAATCATTTTCTTGATTTTTTCTTTAAATACATAACTTATTTGGGCAATGGATACTTTGCAGTGTTGGTTGTCATATTTTTATTATTATTAAAATTCAAAAATGCAATAATTCTTGGATTAAGTTCAGCTGTATCAGGAATAATTGTCATGATTTCGAAACAAATTATTTTCAGCAATTCATTGCGACCATTGAAATATTTTGCAGGGACTTATAAATTATATCTGATTAATGGCGTTGACGTCCATTCATTTTATAGCTTTCCTTCCGGTCATACTGCAACCGCTTTCAGTGTTTTTATGTGCATAGCTATTATTTACGGCAGAAAATACAGTAAAATATTAATGCTACTTCTTGCAATATCGGTGGGATATTCAAGAATATATCTTTCACAACATTTTATGAATGATGTATTAATTGGTTCTGCCATAGGAACATTTTGTGCGTTGTTGTTTTGCTATGTTATGGAAAAGCCGAAAAACGAATGGCTTGACAAATCAATAATAAATTACACAAACTATAAACATATTCTCATAATTTTATTTGCTGCTCTTTTATACATTCCATTTATAGGAAATGTAAATTTATTCGATTGGGATGAAATAAATTTTGCCGAAGCAGCGAGAGAAATGCTCACAACTAACGATTACCTGACAGTAAAAATAAATTATTTGCCTTTTTGGGAAAAACCACCTTTGTTCATCTGGATGCAGGCAGCTTCAATGAATGTTTTCGGAATGAATGAATTTGCAGCACGATTGCCAAATGCTTTGTGCGGAATAATTACATTGCTATTGTTATTTAATATCGGCAAAAAAATATTTGATGAAAAGTTTGGATTATTGTGTGCATTGGCATTCGGCGGGGCTATTTTGCCATTTCTATATTTTAAATCGGGCATTATTGACCCATATTTTAATTTATTTATTTTCATTGGTGTTTATTGCTTTTTTATTTTTTCGGAAAACTCAAGAGCAAACAAAAAACATTTTTTTTATTTACTGCTCTCTGCATTTTTTATCGGTCTGGCTATATTGACAAAGGGACCAGCAGCATTATTGATTTTAATAATTTCAATTATCATTTATTTATTCATAACGAAACAGAAAAATATTGTTTCTCTTAAACATTTGCTGCTGTTTTTATTTATTACTGCAGTTACAGGCGGTTCGTGGTTTTTATTACAAATATGCTCCGGCAAATATTATCTTGTTGCAGATTTTTTTAAATATCAATTAAGGTTATTTAATACAAAAGATTCCGGACATGGAGGATTTTTATTTTACCATTTTATTGTATTGCTGTTTGGGGTTTTTCCTACTTCTATAATCGCCATAAAAGGATTTGGCATTAAAAATACCAACAACGAATTCCAAAATAATTTCATTAAGTTTATGATGATTTTATTTTTCGTAGTGCTTGTAATTTTCACTGTTGTGAAAACAAAAATAATACATTATTCATCACTTTGTTATTTCCCAATGAGTTTTCTGGCTGCATATACAATTTACAAATTTTTGAATGGTGAAATTAAATGGAATAAATGGATAAGCATAATGTTAGTTAGTGTTGCTTTATTTATCGGTATTTTAGAAATCTCTCTACAATTTATTATCAGATATAAAAACGAAATAATAAACTCAGGATTTATAAAAGATAAATTTGCAATTGATTGTCTTAATGCAAATGTAAGCTGGAGCGGCTATGAATTTATTCCCGGGCTTTTACTGATAATAGGCATTATAATATCTTTAATAATTTTGAAAAGAAATAAAATTCATGGAATTGTTTTATTGTATTTGACATCAATATCTTTTAGTGCATTTACAATGCTTGCCATTATTCCTAAGATTGATAAATATATTCAAAGTACAGCAATTGATTTTTATAAAAGCAAGCAAAACTGCAATTGTTATGTAGAAACAGTGGGTTTTAAAAGTTATGCTCATTTGTTTTACACAAAAAAAGAAAAACCACAAAATAAAAACGCTAATGATATAAATTGGCTTATGTCAGGGAAAATTGACAAACCAGTTTATTTCATTAGTAAAATTAACAATGCCGATGATTTCCAGAAAGCACATCCTGCTCTTGAAAAACTTTATTCTAAAAATGGGTTTGTGTTTTTTTTAAGAAAATTTAATTAA
- the gdhA gene encoding NADP-specific glutamate dehydrogenase, with protein sequence MATNQNLEQFMAKVIAKNPAEPEFHQAVREVAESLFPFIEENPKYKGILERIAEPERVFIFRVPWLDDKGEVQLNRGFRIQMNGAIGPYKGGLRFHPTVTLGVLKFLAFEQVFKNSLTSLPMGGGKGGSDFDPKGKSDNEVMKFTQSFMTELQKYIGPDTDVPAGDIGVGGREIGFMFGQYKRLRSEFTGVLTGKGLEWGGSLIRPEATGYGQVYFAEEMLKTQGKDFKGKVVVVSGSGNVAQYATEKATQLGGKVVTLSDSEGYIYDPKGIDAEKLAFVLELKNVKRGRISEYAKKYGCEFVAGKKPWGVKCDIALPSATQNELDGDAAKTLVSNGCICVSEGANMPSTPEAVEVFLEKKVLFGPGKAANAGGVATSGLEMSQNSLRLSWTREEVDQRLHNIMINIHKTCEKYGKDKSGFINYVNGANIGGFVKVANAMLAQGLV encoded by the coding sequence ATGGCTACAAATCAAAATTTAGAACAATTCATGGCAAAAGTTATTGCCAAGAATCCTGCAGAACCAGAATTTCACCAGGCAGTTAGAGAAGTTGCAGAATCTCTTTTCCCTTTCATTGAAGAAAACCCAAAGTATAAAGGAATCCTTGAAAGAATAGCAGAACCCGAAAGAGTTTTCATATTCAGAGTTCCCTGGTTGGACGATAAAGGCGAAGTTCAGTTAAACAGAGGTTTTAGAATTCAAATGAATGGCGCAATAGGTCCATACAAAGGTGGATTGAGATTTCATCCTACAGTAACATTAGGTGTTTTAAAATTTTTAGCATTCGAACAGGTTTTCAAAAACAGTTTAACTTCACTTCCAATGGGTGGCGGCAAAGGTGGCTCCGATTTTGACCCAAAAGGAAAATCAGACAATGAAGTTATGAAATTTACTCAAAGTTTTATGACTGAACTTCAAAAATACATTGGTCCTGATACTGACGTTCCTGCCGGTGATATTGGTGTTGGCGGAAGAGAAATTGGCTTCATGTTTGGTCAGTACAAACGTCTCAGAAGTGAATTTACAGGTGTGTTAACAGGTAAAGGTCTTGAATGGGGTGGAAGTTTAATTCGTCCTGAAGCTACTGGGTACGGACAAGTTTATTTTGCTGAAGAAATGTTAAAAACACAAGGTAAAGATTTCAAAGGTAAAGTTGTTGTTGTATCTGGTTCAGGTAATGTTGCTCAATACGCAACTGAAAAAGCTACTCAATTAGGCGGTAAAGTTGTTACTTTATCAGATTCTGAAGGTTACATTTACGACCCAAAAGGAATTGATGCTGAAAAATTAGCTTTCGTATTGGAATTGAAGAATGTTAAAAGAGGTAGAATTAGCGAATACGCTAAGAAGTATGGTTGCGAATTTGTTGCAGGCAAGAAACCATGGGGTGTTAAATGCGACATAGCTCTTCCTTCAGCTACACAAAATGAATTAGATGGTGATGCTGCAAAAACATTAGTATCTAATGGTTGTATATGTGTATCGGAAGGTGCTAATATGCCATCAACTCCTGAAGCTGTTGAGGTATTTTTAGAAAAGAAAGTACTTTTTGGTCCTGGCAAAGCTGCTAATGCAGGTGGTGTTGCTACATCAGGTCTTGAAATGAGTCAAAACTCATTGAGATTATCATGGACAAGAGAAGAAGTTGACCAAAGATTACACAACATTATGATAAACATTCATAAGACATGTGAAAAATATGGTAAAGATAAGAGCGGGTTCATTAATTATGTGAACGGTGCAAATATTGGTGGCTTCGTAAAAGTTGCAAACGCAATGTTAGCTCAGGGTTTAGTTTAA